In the Alphaproteobacteria bacterium genome, one interval contains:
- a CDS encoding class I adenylate-forming enzyme family protein has translation MTELLPRDVRYDNLGYFSWAAARRRPNGTAIIDLSRDRPTEISYGTLEERLDRFAQMTLRFGLKPGDRLAMSAGNRYEFIEIMYGAMRAGVVPVPLNTRLGTDVLEYIVRDSACVAAVVDPDVNSGFVAVVERAIPGHHFGLGTVPSGWLNYENELQATPPAFDPPRLAGDHPSFQPYTSGSTGRPKGVILTHAGQMWWIRTCHRNWPMLETDRALTAVPLYHKNAMAGAIKTVLHAGASTVILPNFEPRRFLETLSRYRCTHTGGVPAVFTLLLQQRDLIEGLDFSALKGIKIGSAPTAKELQQAVETAFKVPVRESYGLTEGGPVMIGSPTDSREVPKGSCGVVWPECEVKLVGGDGKESPSYGELWVKNPGVTPGYHNLPAVNRERLVNGWLRTGDLFSRDADGFYYFKGRTDDMFNSGGENIYPLEVEGLLLTHPDIADVSVVPIAHRIKGEVPVAVVVKRYGASIDEAAVRNFALKCGPAYAHPRRVVFV, from the coding sequence ATGACCGAACTTCTTCCGCGCGACGTGCGATATGACAATTTGGGCTACTTTTCTTGGGCCGCGGCAAGACGTCGGCCAAATGGAACGGCAATAATCGATCTTTCGCGCGACAGGCCGACCGAAATTTCCTACGGCACGCTCGAAGAGCGGCTCGATCGATTCGCCCAAATGACCCTGCGCTTCGGCCTCAAGCCGGGCGATCGCCTGGCGATGTCGGCGGGTAATCGCTACGAGTTCATCGAAATCATGTACGGCGCCATGCGCGCCGGCGTCGTACCCGTGCCCCTCAATACACGTCTCGGCACCGATGTCCTCGAGTACATCGTGCGCGATTCGGCATGTGTCGCGGCAGTGGTAGACCCCGACGTAAATTCGGGCTTCGTCGCGGTTGTGGAACGCGCCATTCCTGGCCACCATTTTGGCCTTGGCACTGTACCGTCTGGTTGGCTCAACTACGAGAACGAACTGCAGGCGACGCCACCCGCCTTCGATCCGCCACGACTTGCGGGCGATCATCCCTCTTTCCAGCCTTACACCTCCGGGTCCACGGGCCGGCCGAAAGGCGTGATCCTGACCCATGCCGGCCAAATGTGGTGGATACGCACTTGCCACAGGAATTGGCCGATGTTGGAGACCGACCGCGCACTCACCGCCGTCCCGCTCTATCACAAGAACGCCATGGCAGGTGCAATCAAGACCGTCCTGCACGCCGGTGCATCGACAGTGATCTTGCCAAATTTCGAACCTCGGCGATTTCTGGAGACGCTTTCCCGCTACCGCTGCACCCACACCGGGGGCGTTCCAGCCGTGTTCACGCTCCTACTCCAGCAGCGCGATCTCATCGAAGGTTTGGATTTTTCGGCGCTTAAAGGGATCAAAATCGGCTCGGCGCCGACTGCGAAGGAGCTACAGCAAGCCGTCGAAACGGCGTTCAAGGTACCGGTCAGGGAGAGCTACGGCCTGACCGAGGGCGGACCGGTCATGATCGGCTCGCCGACGGACAGTCGAGAGGTGCCGAAGGGCAGTTGCGGCGTTGTCTGGCCGGAATGCGAGGTGAAGCTCGTCGGCGGCGATGGGAAGGAGAGTCCGAGTTACGGCGAGCTTTGGGTTAAAAACCCTGGCGTGACGCCGGGCTATCACAATCTTCCCGCCGTTAACCGTGAACGCCTCGTCAATGGCTGGCTTCGCACGGGCGACCTTTTCAGCCGTGACGCTGACGGCTTTTACTATTTCAAGGGCCGCACCGATGACATGTTCAACAGCGGCGGCGAAAACATATACCCTCTGGAGGTCGAAGGCTTGTTGCTCACGCATCCCGACATTGCGGACGTGTCGGTCGTCCCCATCGCTCATCGGATCAAGGGCGAGGTCCCGGTCGCGGTGGTCGTCAAGCGCTATGGCGCCTCGATCGATGAAGCAGCCGTCCGCAATTTCGCGTTGAAATGCGGGCCGGCTTACGCCCATCCGCGTCGAGTGGTTTTCGTC
- a CDS encoding zinc-binding dehydrogenase: MKAAVFHEHGSLDNLRYEDFPDPEPGPTQALLRVRAVALNGFDPMVLRGIPGLKTPLPMVPGADIAGEIVGLGVGVDGGRWKIGDRVMVIPNHPDGMMGETKRGGCSDFVAIDEGYLLPLPESVSFVEAACLPVAYGTALRMIETRGQLQPGEKILILGASGGVGTCCVQLAKLIGCKVIACASSEWKIVRLKELGADHVINTAQQNYVAEIHRLYGKPRIRGGGGVDVVVNYTGGDSWAECFRTLKRHGRLLTCGATAGYDPKTDIRYIWSFEFNILGCNGWTVDDLQELLRRVADGRVKPVVHCQRPLSEIREPFGELMRREVFGKAVLIP; this comes from the coding sequence ATGAAGGCGGCAGTATTTCACGAACACGGGTCCCTCGACAATCTGCGCTACGAGGATTTTCCCGATCCCGAGCCAGGGCCGACGCAAGCGCTCTTACGCGTGCGCGCCGTTGCTTTGAATGGGTTCGACCCCATGGTTTTGCGGGGAATTCCGGGGCTTAAGACGCCCCTGCCCATGGTTCCGGGCGCCGATATCGCTGGCGAGATCGTAGGCCTTGGCGTGGGCGTAGACGGTGGGCGGTGGAAAATCGGCGACCGAGTCATGGTCATCCCAAACCATCCGGACGGGATGATGGGCGAAACGAAGCGCGGCGGCTGTTCCGATTTCGTCGCGATCGATGAAGGATACCTATTGCCCCTACCCGAATCCGTAAGCTTCGTCGAGGCGGCGTGCCTACCGGTCGCCTATGGAACGGCACTGCGCATGATCGAGACCCGTGGGCAACTACAGCCTGGCGAAAAAATTCTTATTTTGGGGGCGAGTGGGGGGGTTGGCACGTGCTGTGTGCAGCTCGCCAAGTTGATCGGTTGCAAAGTGATCGCCTGCGCAAGCTCCGAATGGAAAATCGTGCGGCTCAAGGAACTGGGTGCTGACCACGTGATCAACACTGCCCAGCAGAATTACGTGGCCGAGATCCATCGTTTATATGGAAAACCGCGAATCCGTGGTGGAGGCGGGGTAGACGTCGTGGTCAATTATACCGGGGGCGACAGCTGGGCCGAGTGTTTCCGAACGTTGAAACGTCATGGCCGGCTACTGACGTGCGGTGCCACGGCAGGCTACGATCCGAAGACGGATATCCGCTACATTTGGTCCTTCGAGTTCAATATCCTCGGCTGTAACGGTTGGACGGTCGACGATCTACAGGAACTACTCCGGCGAGTGGCCGACGGCCGAGTGAAGCCGGTCGTCCACTGTCAGCGTCCGCTTTCGGAAATCCGAGAACCATTCGGGGAGCTGATGCGACGCGAGGTTTTTGGAAAAGCGGTGTTGATCCCATGA
- a CDS encoding PaaI family thioesterase: MSDAGSAVTLERMQAMLDGSPFIRLLKMRAVSIDAERQQVVMELPLTPEFERHPGTGQFHGGVIASLIDVAGDFALVILLGGGVPTINLRVDYLRPAGGNKLKACASVRRAGRTIGVVDVDVLDGSERLIAIGRGCYSMAVG; the protein is encoded by the coding sequence ATGAGCGACGCCGGAAGTGCCGTAACGCTCGAGCGTATGCAGGCGATGCTGGATGGTTCTCCTTTCATTCGTCTCCTGAAGATGCGCGCAGTATCCATCGATGCCGAACGGCAGCAGGTCGTGATGGAGCTACCCCTTACGCCGGAGTTCGAACGTCACCCCGGCACAGGTCAATTCCATGGTGGTGTCATCGCGAGCCTCATCGATGTGGCTGGCGACTTCGCTTTGGTGATCCTGCTCGGCGGCGGCGTGCCGACGATCAATCTGCGCGTCGACTATCTGCGGCCGGCCGGTGGCAACAAGCTTAAGGCCTGCGCATCCGTCCGCCGCGCCGGCAGGACGATCGGTGTCGTCGACGTAGACGTCTTGGATGGTTCGGAACGTCTCATCGCGATTGGCCGCGGATGCTACTCAATGGCGGTCGGTTGA
- a CDS encoding N-acyl homoserine lactonase family protein has protein sequence MAALAPYDVYAVRYAHHDRLASENFLGGDPHNAPMPIDYFVWAIVGPDRCYVVDTGFDAATGKKRGREVLRCPSEGLAALGIDLGQVRDVIITHMHYDHCGNHHLFPDATFHLQDLEIAYATSRHMCHAPLGQAYEAEDVCAIVRRLFNGRVQFHDRTGEIAEGLTVHHIGGHTMGLQVVRVWTRRGWVVLASDASHFYANMEQVRPFPILYNLGDMLEGYRTLQKLAGSKKHIVPGHDPLVLKRYPAPKKGLEGIAVRLDVEPILD, from the coding sequence ATGGCCGCACTTGCGCCCTATGACGTCTATGCGGTTCGTTATGCCCATCATGATCGCCTTGCTTCGGAGAATTTTCTCGGTGGCGATCCACACAACGCCCCCATGCCAATCGACTATTTTGTTTGGGCAATCGTTGGGCCGGACAGGTGCTATGTTGTCGATACGGGTTTCGATGCAGCTACGGGCAAGAAGCGTGGCCGCGAAGTCCTACGCTGCCCAAGCGAGGGTCTTGCCGCTCTTGGCATCGACCTTGGACAGGTACGTGACGTAATAATTACGCACATGCACTACGATCACTGCGGAAATCATCACCTTTTTCCCGACGCGACTTTCCATCTCCAGGATCTCGAAATCGCTTATGCAACCAGTCGTCATATGTGCCATGCACCTCTTGGCCAAGCGTACGAGGCTGAAGATGTCTGCGCGATAGTCCGCCGGCTGTTCAACGGCCGAGTGCAATTCCATGATCGGACCGGAGAGATCGCCGAGGGCCTAACCGTACATCACATCGGCGGCCACACCATGGGGCTTCAGGTGGTGCGGGTCTGGACCCGACGCGGATGGGTGGTCCTTGCGTCCGACGCATCGCACTTCTATGCCAATATGGAACAGGTGCGTCCGTTCCCGATCCTCTACAATCTCGGCGACATGCTCGAAGGTTACCGAACACTCCAGAAGCTCGCGGGTTCGAAAAAACACATTGTGCCGGGACACGACCCGCTGGTTCTGAAGCGCTATCCAGCGCCGAAGAAGGGTCTTGAAGGCATCGCCGTCCGCTTGGATGTCGAACCAATACTGGATTAA